A part of Gemmatimonas groenlandica genomic DNA contains:
- the accB gene encoding acetyl-CoA carboxylase biotin carboxyl carrier protein, translating into MIDLRYVKKLIEMLDGSTVDSIEISSDKGMKLRISKSSQQRVAAMTVAPQMAAPVAMTPVLPAGGSERPAGEGVAAAPKAEAPKVALLEIKSPMVGTYYSAPEPGAKPYVNVGDRISKGQIVCIIEAMKIMNELESEFDGVVREVNVTDSNAVEYGQVLYRLDPTG; encoded by the coding sequence ATGATCGACCTGCGCTACGTGAAGAAGCTGATCGAGATGCTCGACGGCTCCACCGTGGATTCCATCGAGATCTCCTCCGACAAGGGGATGAAGCTCCGAATCTCGAAGAGCTCCCAGCAGCGCGTTGCGGCCATGACGGTCGCGCCTCAGATGGCCGCTCCCGTCGCCATGACCCCGGTGTTGCCCGCCGGTGGTTCGGAGCGTCCTGCCGGAGAGGGTGTGGCGGCGGCGCCGAAGGCCGAGGCACCGAAGGTTGCACTCCTCGAGATCAAGTCGCCGATGGTGGGCACGTATTATTCTGCCCCCGAGCCCGGTGCGAAGCCGTACGTCAACGTCGGCGATCGCATCAGCAAGGGTCAGATTGTGTGCATCATCGAAGCGATGAAGATCATGAATGAGCTCGAGTCCGAGTTCGACGGCGTGGTGCGCGAAGTGAACGTCACCGATTCCAACGCGGTTGAATACGGACAAGTGCTCTACCGCCTCGATCCGACCGGCTGA
- a CDS encoding tetratricopeptide repeat protein: MSTAARIDELRKKFEENPRRYFAPLANELRKAGNLSEAIALCREFLPKQPEHMSGYIVFGQALYESGDLSEARTVFEQALALDPENLKALRHLGDIAKWEGDTAGARRWYERVLEADPRNDDIAAQLATLATPVHVVRAVPEPEPAVPPVSAFFAPPAASSPAFTPAFSMAPIGLGAIPTPDAALRAVDFDEINARLREPDMPPPEAARAPEPSADSSADVAAVREPELLDLDAIEAAGGDVEPDVAAETEPEAVTQDVVASDLALATETVDETASDDPFGFSDVSSAEVPFEEGLIAPEWPDTSELVARIATPRSVTPSFVAALTPEAVAAFGAEPGESMRIRALDEDALLADIDAQFGQYDAQATADSVVIEGAGELPSEANTLPEDAGIVDLDSDVSEVESHDEIAETLNAMDAVEVEAEAEAEVEAEEVTEVEEATEVETRTLVQAEETGANDANDANDAIDDAEPEWIVATAPAPTHADADELPWLAPAPEPEAVAVEDVAVPEVGAESVAVFSDADAADADAESDSVEASFADVMPEESNPAFVTETMGELLVSQGFTARAVSVYEELVRRRPYDPVLTSRLAELQERLAADVVPAAPAFVTPAAPMASFATPAMGTPAFVASLTPQFLTPLSITPISATPISSPAYDASVFAEESIERVTARERFARLASRRVPRRTPPRASVAVETPADGLASLFGGDAPLHDDLAARALADAFAPIDEISHFGGELPFEEAMLGGTARMATPLRSATPIATAAVPDAGGPFSFDRFFPDPATSPTLHTPAPSPSQPSTREPTPDTPSPKVSDDLAQFSAWLKGLGNT, translated from the coding sequence ATGAGCACTGCTGCCCGGATCGACGAGCTCCGGAAAAAGTTCGAGGAAAACCCGCGTCGCTACTTCGCCCCCTTGGCGAACGAGCTGCGGAAAGCAGGAAATCTGTCGGAGGCAATTGCCCTCTGCCGGGAATTCCTGCCAAAGCAGCCCGAGCACATGAGCGGGTACATCGTGTTTGGCCAGGCACTGTACGAATCGGGCGATCTGTCCGAGGCGCGTACGGTGTTCGAGCAAGCGCTTGCCCTCGACCCGGAAAATCTGAAGGCCCTCCGCCACCTGGGCGATATCGCCAAGTGGGAAGGGGACACCGCTGGCGCGCGCCGCTGGTACGAGCGCGTGCTGGAAGCGGACCCGCGGAACGACGACATCGCGGCGCAACTGGCGACGCTCGCGACGCCGGTGCACGTGGTGCGGGCCGTGCCGGAGCCCGAGCCGGCGGTCCCGCCGGTCTCGGCGTTCTTCGCGCCTCCCGCCGCGTCGTCGCCCGCATTCACGCCGGCGTTCTCCATGGCGCCCATCGGGCTGGGAGCGATTCCGACGCCTGATGCCGCGCTACGTGCCGTCGACTTCGACGAGATCAACGCCCGACTCCGTGAGCCCGACATGCCGCCGCCGGAGGCCGCCAGGGCGCCCGAGCCGTCGGCTGATTCGTCGGCAGACGTCGCCGCCGTACGCGAGCCGGAGCTCCTCGATCTCGACGCGATCGAAGCTGCCGGGGGAGATGTCGAACCGGATGTCGCCGCTGAGACAGAACCGGAGGCGGTCACACAGGATGTTGTCGCATCGGACTTAGCGCTTGCAACAGAGACGGTCGACGAAACGGCGAGTGACGACCCGTTCGGCTTCAGCGACGTGTCCTCCGCCGAGGTCCCGTTCGAGGAAGGGTTGATCGCGCCGGAATGGCCAGATACCTCGGAGCTGGTCGCTCGCATCGCCACGCCGCGCAGCGTGACGCCGTCGTTCGTCGCGGCGCTCACACCGGAAGCAGTCGCCGCTTTCGGCGCTGAGCCCGGTGAGTCGATGCGGATCCGCGCGCTCGATGAGGACGCACTCCTGGCTGATATCGACGCGCAGTTCGGCCAATACGACGCGCAGGCGACCGCCGACTCGGTCGTGATCGAGGGCGCCGGCGAACTCCCCTCCGAAGCGAATACGCTTCCCGAAGACGCGGGGATCGTCGACCTCGACAGCGACGTGAGCGAGGTAGAGTCGCACGACGAGATCGCAGAGACGCTCAACGCGATGGACGCGGTTGAGGTCGAGGCGGAGGCGGAGGCCGAGGTCGAGGCCGAAGAGGTGACGGAGGTCGAAGAGGCGACGGAGGTCGAGACACGAACTCTCGTTCAGGCCGAAGAGACGGGCGCGAACGACGCGAACGACGCGAACGACGCGATCGATGATGCGGAGCCGGAGTGGATCGTTGCGACGGCACCCGCGCCGACGCACGCGGATGCGGATGAACTGCCGTGGCTCGCGCCGGCGCCGGAGCCCGAAGCGGTGGCCGTCGAGGACGTCGCGGTGCCAGAGGTTGGGGCCGAATCCGTCGCAGTCTTCTCCGACGCCGACGCCGCCGACGCAGATGCGGAGTCGGATTCGGTCGAGGCGAGTTTTGCCGACGTGATGCCGGAGGAAAGCAATCCAGCGTTCGTCACCGAAACGATGGGCGAGTTGCTCGTCTCGCAGGGCTTCACGGCGCGCGCCGTGTCGGTGTACGAAGAACTGGTGCGTCGCCGTCCCTACGACCCGGTGCTCACGTCGCGCCTGGCCGAGCTCCAGGAGCGCCTCGCTGCCGACGTTGTCCCCGCGGCTCCCGCGTTTGTCACACCCGCGGCGCCGATGGCCTCGTTTGCCACGCCGGCGATGGGGACGCCCGCGTTCGTCGCGAGCCTGACGCCGCAGTTCCTCACGCCGCTGTCGATCACGCCGATCTCGGCCACCCCGATTTCGTCGCCGGCATACGACGCCTCGGTGTTTGCCGAGGAGTCGATCGAGCGCGTCACGGCACGTGAACGCTTTGCGCGGCTGGCGTCACGCCGCGTTCCGCGGCGTACGCCGCCGCGCGCTTCGGTCGCCGTCGAAACGCCGGCCGACGGACTGGCGTCGTTGTTCGGCGGTGACGCTCCGCTACACGACGATCTCGCAGCGCGCGCCTTGGCCGACGCCTTCGCTCCGATCGACGAGATCAGCCACTTTGGTGGCGAACTCCCCTTCGAAGAAGCCATGCTCGGCGGCACCGCGCGCATGGCGACACCGCTGCGCTCAGCGACGCCGATCGCCACGGCGGCGGTGCCAGATGCTGGTGGACCGTTCTCCTTTGATCGGTTTTTCCCGGATCCAGCCACCTCGCCGACACTACACACACCCGCGCCGTCGCCCAGTCAGCCGTCGACCCGTGAGCCAACACCAGACACACCATCGCCGAAGGTGAGCGACGATCTCGCGCAATTCTCGGCGTGGCTGAAAGGATTGGGGAATACGTGA
- the accC gene encoding acetyl-CoA carboxylase biotin carboxylase subunit, with product MFKKVLIANRGEIALRVIRACRELDVQTVAVYSEADRESLHVRFADDDVCIGPAPGRDSYLKIPRLIAAAEITGADAIHPGYGFLAENAEFAETCRASGIAFIGPTPEQIRVMGDKASARRAMAECGVPIVPGSPGPVDDPEEALEFARGIGFPVIIKAAAGGGGKGMRVARDPDDFLRSFQLARSEALSAFGNGDVYVEKFLERPRHVEFQVMGDMHGNVIHLGERDCSVQRRHQKLIEEAPCPVMTPELRERMGEAAVRGAKAINYVGAGTVEMLLDEDGSFFFMEMNTRIQVEHPVTEMLTGVDLVKEQIRVASGLPLSVLETPAFRGHVIECRVNAEDPARNFQPSPGKLEVFHQPGGPGVRVDTHAYAGYTVPPYYDSMIAKLIVQGNTREEALKRMQIALESFVIEGVKTTMPFLARVMQHPAFKDGKVHTKWLELEGTDLLKEPT from the coding sequence ATGTTCAAAAAGGTCCTGATCGCCAACCGCGGTGAGATCGCTCTCCGCGTCATTCGCGCTTGCCGTGAACTCGATGTTCAGACGGTCGCCGTGTACTCCGAGGCTGACCGCGAGTCGCTGCATGTGCGCTTCGCCGACGATGATGTCTGTATCGGACCCGCACCGGGTCGCGATTCCTACCTCAAGATCCCGCGACTGATCGCGGCCGCCGAAATCACCGGCGCCGACGCGATCCACCCCGGCTACGGCTTTCTCGCCGAGAATGCGGAGTTTGCCGAGACCTGTCGCGCCTCCGGCATCGCCTTCATTGGGCCCACACCGGAGCAGATCCGCGTCATGGGCGATAAGGCCTCTGCTCGTCGGGCCATGGCCGAGTGCGGTGTGCCGATCGTGCCCGGATCGCCGGGACCGGTCGATGATCCCGAGGAGGCGCTGGAATTCGCCCGTGGTATCGGCTTCCCCGTCATTATCAAAGCGGCGGCCGGCGGCGGTGGTAAGGGCATGCGTGTCGCCCGGGATCCCGATGATTTCCTGCGGTCATTCCAACTTGCCCGCTCTGAAGCGCTCTCCGCGTTCGGCAACGGCGACGTGTATGTCGAGAAGTTCCTCGAGCGTCCGCGGCATGTCGAATTTCAGGTGATGGGCGATATGCACGGCAACGTCATTCACCTGGGCGAACGCGATTGCTCGGTGCAGCGCCGGCACCAGAAGCTGATTGAGGAAGCGCCGTGTCCCGTGATGACGCCGGAACTGCGCGAGCGGATGGGTGAAGCGGCGGTGCGTGGTGCGAAGGCGATCAACTATGTCGGCGCCGGCACTGTGGAGATGCTGCTCGACGAAGACGGCTCGTTCTTCTTCATGGAGATGAACACGCGCATTCAGGTCGAGCATCCCGTGACCGAAATGCTGACGGGTGTCGACCTCGTGAAGGAGCAGATTCGCGTGGCGTCGGGACTTCCCCTCTCGGTGCTGGAGACGCCCGCGTTTCGTGGTCACGTGATCGAGTGCCGCGTCAATGCCGAGGATCCTGCCCGCAATTTTCAGCCGTCGCCCGGCAAGCTGGAAGTCTTCCATCAGCCTGGTGGACCTGGTGTGCGCGTCGATACGCATGCGTACGCCGGCTACACCGTGCCGCCGTACTACGATTCGATGATCGCCAAGCTCATCGTGCAGGGCAATACGCGCGAAGAGGCGCTCAAGCGCATGCAGATCGCGCTCGAGAGCTTCGTGATCGAAGGGGTGAAGACCACCATGCCGTTCCTCGCCCGCGTGATGCAGCATCCTGCCTTCAAGGACGGCAAGGTGCACACCAAGTGGCTCGAGTTGGAAGGGACCGATCTGCTCAAGGAACCGACATAG
- a CDS encoding M24 family metallopeptidase, whose translation MSAAAVASPIDNRPARLTALRDALARADLDALLVTSLANIRYVTGFSGSNALLVLTAKDCVLLTDFRYATQVEEEIGSAASVRIESTNLWTGLWAQLGTMASVERVGFESMHLLHRDFARLLEQGARWSWRPTTDVVETLRAVKDAGELALIERAVAMAETALRHTVPLLRPGISETAVAGILERHLREAGSEAFPFPSIVASGPRSALPHARAGDRQLETGDFVLIDFGAVTAGYCSDITRTFVLGRASDEQREVYDIVREANVRASGALRVGMTGMAADAVARDYIDARGFGEAFGHSLGHGIGLEVHEAPRLARVVESPLAAGTVVTIEPGIYRAGWGGVRIEDDVFLSALGPRVLTGFPRDLHELS comes from the coding sequence GTGAGCGCCGCGGCGGTCGCGAGTCCGATCGATAACCGACCGGCGCGGCTCACGGCCCTGCGCGACGCCTTGGCCCGGGCCGATCTCGACGCGCTGTTGGTCACGTCGCTGGCGAATATCCGCTACGTCACGGGCTTTTCCGGCAGCAACGCGCTGCTGGTTCTCACGGCCAAGGACTGCGTTCTGCTCACCGACTTCCGGTACGCCACGCAGGTCGAGGAAGAGATCGGATCGGCCGCGAGTGTGCGCATCGAGAGCACCAACCTGTGGACCGGGCTTTGGGCGCAGCTCGGGACCATGGCGAGCGTCGAGCGGGTTGGCTTCGAATCCATGCACCTCCTGCATCGGGATTTTGCCCGACTCTTGGAGCAGGGAGCGCGTTGGTCTTGGCGGCCGACGACTGATGTGGTCGAAACACTTCGCGCCGTGAAGGATGCGGGCGAACTGGCGCTTATCGAACGCGCCGTCGCGATGGCGGAAACTGCACTGCGGCACACGGTCCCGCTCTTACGCCCTGGGATCAGCGAAACGGCAGTGGCGGGCATTCTCGAGCGCCACCTCCGGGAGGCAGGGAGCGAGGCCTTTCCGTTTCCGAGCATCGTCGCGTCTGGGCCCCGTTCGGCATTGCCGCACGCCCGCGCCGGCGATCGCCAGCTCGAAACGGGGGATTTCGTGCTGATTGACTTCGGGGCCGTCACCGCCGGCTACTGCTCCGATATTACGCGCACCTTCGTGCTCGGCCGTGCCTCGGACGAGCAACGAGAGGTCTACGACATCGTGCGCGAGGCGAATGTGCGCGCTTCGGGCGCGCTTCGGGTCGGCATGACGGGGATGGCTGCAGATGCGGTCGCGAGAGACTACATTGACGCTCGCGGATTTGGTGAGGCGTTCGGACATTCGCTCGGTCATGGGATCGGGCTGGAAGTGCACGAAGCGCCTCGCTTGGCCCGCGTCGTCGAGTCTCCCCTCGCTGCCGGAACGGTGGTGACGATCGAACCCGGGATCTATCGGGCGGGCTGGGGTGGGGTGAGAATCGAGGATGACGTGTTCTTGTCAGCATTAGGTCCGAGGGTCCTAACTGGATTCCCGAGAGACCTGCACGAACTCTCCTGA
- a CDS encoding type IV pilus twitching motility protein PilT, with protein sequence MTMVSGAAPVTVTSTAPGSGLDLKAALQRMVREGASDLHLKVGRPPTLRLHSDLVPLDMPPMRPEELRSLAEHLLPPAQLREFVEMRESDFAINVPGIGRFRVNVYQQKGTVAFAMRAIAHAAASIRDLNLPPVLEQLALKPRGLVLVTGVTGSGKSTALAAMVHHINERRSANIITIEDPIEFVHRDVQSHINQREVGTDTASFSQALRRVLRQDPDVIMIGEIRDLETLDVALKAAGTGHLVFSTLHTTDATLTINRILSFYPPHQQNEVRFALANALSSVISLRLVPRADRPGRVPACEVLVNTEAVRDQIRDLSATLNIPDLIKEGSMAYGMQSFDQSLMNWYSRGVISYENALFYATNPAEFALRIQGVDGTSDTNWDGFRQGSAAT encoded by the coding sequence ATGACGATGGTCTCCGGTGCCGCTCCAGTAACCGTCACCTCGACGGCGCCTGGCTCGGGCCTTGATCTGAAGGCCGCACTGCAGCGCATGGTGCGTGAGGGCGCGTCCGACTTGCACCTCAAAGTCGGACGGCCCCCCACGCTGCGATTGCACTCGGACCTCGTCCCGTTGGATATGCCGCCGATGCGGCCGGAAGAACTCCGGTCGCTCGCCGAGCACCTGCTCCCGCCCGCACAGCTCCGTGAGTTCGTGGAGATGCGCGAGTCGGACTTCGCGATCAATGTCCCGGGCATCGGACGTTTCCGCGTAAACGTGTATCAGCAGAAGGGCACCGTCGCCTTCGCCATGCGTGCCATTGCGCACGCCGCGGCGTCGATCCGCGACCTGAACCTGCCGCCCGTACTCGAGCAGTTGGCGCTCAAGCCGCGCGGACTGGTGCTGGTGACGGGTGTGACCGGGTCGGGCAAGAGCACGGCCCTGGCGGCGATGGTGCACCATATCAACGAACGCCGCAGCGCGAACATCATCACGATCGAGGATCCGATCGAGTTCGTGCATCGCGACGTGCAGAGCCACATCAACCAGCGTGAAGTGGGAACGGACACCGCGTCCTTCTCTCAGGCACTGCGTCGTGTGCTGCGTCAGGACCCCGACGTCATCATGATCGGCGAAATCCGAGATCTCGAGACGCTCGACGTCGCGCTCAAGGCGGCTGGTACCGGTCACCTCGTCTTCTCGACGCTGCACACCACCGATGCGACGCTCACGATCAATCGCATCCTGTCGTTCTATCCGCCGCACCAGCAGAACGAGGTGCGCTTCGCGCTCGCCAACGCGCTGTCGTCGGTCATCTCGCTGCGCCTTGTGCCTCGGGCCGATCGTCCGGGTCGTGTGCCCGCCTGCGAAGTCTTGGTGAACACCGAGGCGGTCCGCGACCAGATTCGCGACCTGTCTGCCACGCTGAATATTCCCGACCTGATCAAGGAAGGGAGCATGGCGTACGGCATGCAGAGCTTCGACCAGTCGCTCATGAACTGGTACTCGCGCGGGGTGATCTCATACGAGAACGCGCTCTTCTATGCGACTAACCCCGCGGAGTTCGCGCTCCGTATCCAGGGGGTCGATGGAACCAGCGATACGAACTGGGACGGATTCCGGCAGGGCAGCGCCGCCACCTGA
- the aroQ gene encoding type II 3-dehydroquinate dehydratase, translating to MAERIGEYVIIGILNGPNLNLLGTREPHIYGSATLDDINAGLAQVAAELGVELQTAQSNVEGTMIDILHAWRGAVQGVVVNAGAYTHTSLALRDAFTATSIPFVEIHLSNVYAREPERHHSMLASAAIGSVTGLGAEGYEFALRGLVSALRRNA from the coding sequence GTGGCTGAAAGGATTGGGGAATACGTGATCATCGGGATTCTGAACGGACCGAATCTCAACCTGTTGGGCACGCGAGAGCCGCACATCTACGGCTCCGCCACACTCGACGATATCAACGCCGGGCTCGCGCAGGTCGCCGCGGAGCTCGGCGTCGAGTTACAAACCGCGCAGTCGAATGTCGAAGGCACCATGATCGATATCCTGCACGCGTGGCGCGGCGCGGTGCAGGGCGTGGTCGTCAATGCTGGTGCGTACACACATACCAGTCTCGCGCTGCGCGATGCGTTCACGGCGACGTCGATCCCCTTCGTGGAGATTCATCTGTCCAACGTGTATGCACGTGAGCCCGAGCGGCATCACAGCATGCTCGCCAGTGCCGCGATCGGCAGCGTGACGGGACTCGGTGCCGAGGGGTACGAGTTCGCGCTGCGCGGGCTGGTGTCCGCCCTGCGTCGGAACGCGTGA